A region of Toxorhynchites rutilus septentrionalis strain SRP chromosome 1, ASM2978413v1, whole genome shotgun sequence DNA encodes the following proteins:
- the LOC129763240 gene encoding nuclear pore complex protein Nup98-Nup96-like: MDAEILLLYFAAVEQIQGCKFLLKVKQWSQAYEIIMEHIATDCVINVNFPYLESLLNEFKDVKHISKKFIKGQILSDFIELNVKFDLLGMLSTTRWPRLCSKNSSPNYPICAP, from the exons ATGGATGCCGAAATTTTGCTTCTTTATTTCGCTGCTGTGGAACAAATTCAAGGATGCAAGTTTCTGCTCAAAGTGAAGCAATGGTCACAGGCGTACGAGATTATCATGGAGCATATTGCCACGGACTGTGTTATCAACG TCAACTTCCCTTATTTGGAATCACTACTGAACGAGTTCAAGGATGTCAAACATATCTCCAAAAAGTTCATCAAAGGGCAGATTTTGAGCGACTTTATCGAGCTAAATGTGAAG TTTGACCTGCTCGGGATGCTCTCGACGACGAGGTGGCCGAGGCTCTGTTCGAAGAACTCAAGCCCAAACTATCCGATCTGTGCTCCGTGA